A region of Triplophysa dalaica isolate WHDGS20190420 chromosome 20, ASM1584641v1, whole genome shotgun sequence DNA encodes the following proteins:
- the LOC130409667 gene encoding uncharacterized protein LOC130409667 isoform X1, translating to MAASLTHRRNRPKWSMQCVIRPYKSTDKSAVISLLRFGIMEHIYPAFFKAMRHTDHIGLTLSISVAGYVLGGSSYLQALLFGGAWVSLIYYCCYEIYNSFLKRGLDVEMSDIQANFLDNPVNHFWLAETEVNGRSKVTGLLAVVGVKDGICCDCWNGNVDGTGSLGTSLGGIFQLIVSLPQRRKGLGTQLVETAIEFCKKQGLSRVVVEISSPQTAAISLFRKLGFIVTCTNSDIDTYPWVSKLARIDMIRMEKYL from the coding sequence TGCAATGTGTAATTCGTCCCTACAAGTCAACAGATAAATCTGCGGTCATCTCTCTCCTCCGCTTTGGAATTATGGAGCACATTTATCCAGCCTTCTTCAAAGCCATGAGACACACGGACCACATTGGCTTGACCCTCAGCATCTCGGTGGCAGGCTATGTTCTTGGAGGAAGCTCCTACCTCCAGGCTTTGCTCTTCGGCGGCGCGTGGGTCAGTTTGATTTACTATTGCTGCTACGAGATTTACAACAGTTTCCTGAAAAGAGGGCTGGATGTGGAAATGTCTGACATTCAGGCCAACTTCCTGGATAACCCTGTGAATCATTTCTGGCTGGCGGAGACGGAGGTCAACgggaggtcaaaggtcaccgGGCTTCTGGCTGTGGTGGGTGTAAAGGACGGAATATGTTGTGACTGTTGGAACGGTAATGTGGACGGCACAGGGTCTTTAGGAACAAGCCTGGGGGGCATCTTTCAGTTGATCGTGTCTCTTCCTCAGCGCCGTAAGGGTCTGGGAACCCAGCTGGTGGAGACCGCCATAGAGTTCTGTAAGAAACAGGGACTTTCTCGTGTGGTCGTGGAGATCAGCTCTCCACAAACGGCAGCTATTTCGTTGTTCCGCAAACTGGGCTTTATAGTAACCTGCACAAATAGCGACATAGACACTTACCCTTGGGTGTCAAAACTGGCCAGGATCGATATGATACGAATGGAGAAGTACCTATAA
- the LOC130409667 gene encoding uncharacterized protein LOC130409667 isoform X2: protein MDRLFYLQCVIRPYKSTDKSAVISLLRFGIMEHIYPAFFKAMRHTDHIGLTLSISVAGYVLGGSSYLQALLFGGAWVSLIYYCCYEIYNSFLKRGLDVEMSDIQANFLDNPVNHFWLAETEVNGRSKVTGLLAVVGVKDGICCDCWNGNVDGTGSLGTSLGGIFQLIVSLPQRRKGLGTQLVETAIEFCKKQGLSRVVVEISSPQTAAISLFRKLGFIVTCTNSDIDTYPWVSKLARIDMIRMEKYL, encoded by the coding sequence TGCAATGTGTAATTCGTCCCTACAAGTCAACAGATAAATCTGCGGTCATCTCTCTCCTCCGCTTTGGAATTATGGAGCACATTTATCCAGCCTTCTTCAAAGCCATGAGACACACGGACCACATTGGCTTGACCCTCAGCATCTCGGTGGCAGGCTATGTTCTTGGAGGAAGCTCCTACCTCCAGGCTTTGCTCTTCGGCGGCGCGTGGGTCAGTTTGATTTACTATTGCTGCTACGAGATTTACAACAGTTTCCTGAAAAGAGGGCTGGATGTGGAAATGTCTGACATTCAGGCCAACTTCCTGGATAACCCTGTGAATCATTTCTGGCTGGCGGAGACGGAGGTCAACgggaggtcaaaggtcaccgGGCTTCTGGCTGTGGTGGGTGTAAAGGACGGAATATGTTGTGACTGTTGGAACGGTAATGTGGACGGCACAGGGTCTTTAGGAACAAGCCTGGGGGGCATCTTTCAGTTGATCGTGTCTCTTCCTCAGCGCCGTAAGGGTCTGGGAACCCAGCTGGTGGAGACCGCCATAGAGTTCTGTAAGAAACAGGGACTTTCTCGTGTGGTCGTGGAGATCAGCTCTCCACAAACGGCAGCTATTTCGTTGTTCCGCAAACTGGGCTTTATAGTAACCTGCACAAATAGCGACATAGACACTTACCCTTGGGTGTCAAAACTGGCCAGGATCGATATGATACGAATGGAGAAGTACCTATAA